The region ATGGTCGCGCCCGAATCGCGCGCCACCGCCGCTTCCATGCCGGTGCCGACATAGGGCGCCTCGGCGCGCACCAAGGGCACGGCCTGACGCTGCATGTTCGATCCCATCAGGGCGCGGTTGGCGTCGTCGTTTTCCAAGAAGGGGATGAGCGCGGCGGCCACCGACACCAACTGCTTGGGCGACACGTCGATGTAGTGGATCTCCTTAGGGGCCACCATCTCGTAGTCGCCGGCCTTGCGGCAGGACACCAAGTCTTCGACGAACCGGCCTTCGGGAGTCAGCGGGGCGGTTGGCCTGGGCCACGATGTAGCGGCCTTCCTCCATCGCCGACATGTAGACGACCTCGTCCGTCACCTGGCCGTCCTCCACCTTGCGATAGGGCGCCTCGATGAAGCCGTACTGGTTGACGCGGGCGTAGGTGGCGAGCGAGTTGATCAGACCGATGTTCGGGCCTTCCGGCGTCTCAATCGGGCAGATGCGGCCGTAGTGGGTCGGGTGCACGTCGCGCACCTCGAAGCCGGCGCGTTCGCGGGTCAGACCGCCCGGGCCCAGGGCCGACAGGCGGCGCTTGTGGGTGATTTCGGAGAGCGGGTTGGTCTGGTCCATGAACTGGGAAAGCTGGGACGAGCCGAAGAACTCGCGCACCGCCGCCGCCGCCGGCTTGGCGTTAATCAGGTCATGGGGCATGACCGTGTCGATATCCACGCTGCTCATGCGCTCGCGAATCGCGCGCTCCATGCGCAGCAGGCCGACCCGGTACTGGTTTTCCATCAGTTCGCCGACCGAGCGCACCCGGCGGTTGCCCAGGTGGTCGATATCGTCGATTTCGCCGCGCCCGTCCTTCAGTTCGACCAGCACCCGCAGGATGTGCAAGATGTCGTCCTTGCGCAGCACGCGGGCGGTGTCGGGCACCTCCTGCATGGTGAAGCCCAGGCGGGCGTTCATCTTCACGCGGCCGACGGCCGACAGGTCATAGCGCTCGGCGTCGAAGAACAGGCCGCGGAACAAGGCCTCGGCGGTCTCCAGGGTCGGCGGCTCGCCCGGACGCATCACGCGATAGATGTCGATCAGCGCCTCTTCCCGACTGGTGTTCTTGTCCACCATCAGGGTATTACGGATGTAGGGGCCGACGTTGACATGGTCGATGTGCAAGACGCGCAGCTCGGTGAAGCCGGCCTTTTCCATCTCGGAGAGCATGGCCTCGGTGAGTTCGTCGCCGGCCTCGGCGTAGATCTCGCCCGTGTCCTCGTTGATCATATCCTCGGCGGCATAGCGGCCCACCAGTTCCTCGGTGAACACGCGCATCTCGGTCATGCCGTCCTCGGCCAGCTTGCGCGCGGCGCGCGCCGTGACCTTGGTGCCGGCTTCGAGCTTGATCTCGCCGGTGCGGGCGTCGATCAGGTCGTGCACCAGCTTGACGCCGCGCAGGCGATCGGCGGTGAAGGCGACCTTCCAGCCTTTTTCGTCGCGGTTGAAGGTCAGCTTCTCATAGAAGAAGTCGAGGATTTCCTCGGCGGTCATGCCGGGCAGTTCGGCCGGATCCACCGAGCGCCCCTCGGCGGCCCGCTCGGCGCGCAGCATCTCGCTGATCTTGCCTTCCAGGGCATAGAGCAAGGTGGTCGCCGGCAGCTTGCGCCGGCGGTCGATGCGCACGTAGACGAGGTCCTTGGCGTCGAACTCGAAATCCAGCCACGACCCGCGATAGGGGATCACCCGGGCCGCGAACAGGTACTTGCCCGAGGAGTGGGTCTTACCCTTGTCGTGGTCGAAGAACACGCCGGGCGAGCGGTGCATCTGCGAGACGATGACGCGCTCGGTGCCGTTGATGATAAAGGTGCCGTTGGACGTCATGAGCGGCATGTCGCCCATATAGACGTCCTGCTCCTTGATGTCGCGAATCGAGCGCGAGCCGGTCTCCTCATCCACGTCCCACACCACAAGGCGCAAGGTCACCTTGAGGGGGGCGGCGAAGGTCATGCCGCGCTGCTGGCACTCGTCCACGTCATACTTCGGCTCTTCTAGCTCATAGGACACGAACTCCAGTTCGCCCTTGCCGGAAAAGTCCTTGATGGGGAAGACGGACTTGAAGACTTCCTGCAAGCCGGTATCGGTGCGGACGTCTTGCGGCACCCCGATTTGCAGGAACTGGTCATAGGAGCTTTTTTGAACCTCGATCAGGTTGGGCATGGGAGCCACGGTCGGAATCCGGCCGAAGTCCTTCCGAATGCGCTTCCGACTGGTCAACGACATGGTCATAACCGCTCCTCACTCGCTCGCACCGTGCTGGTCCGCCTGGATCAAGAGGGATCCCCCTTGACCGTCTTCTCAAAAAACCGCTTAAACACCGTCGCTGGCTGAAGCGCCGGCCCGGACAAACCCCGGGAAAATTCCTCAACAGTATAAACGCCG is a window of Pararhodospirillum photometricum DSM 122 DNA encoding:
- the rpoB gene encoding DNA-directed RNA polymerase subunit beta, giving the protein MTMSLTSRKRIRKDFGRIPTVAPMPNLIEVQKSSYDQFLQIGVPQDVRTDTGLQEVFKSVFPIKDFSGKGELEFVSYELEEPKYDVDECQQRGMTFAAPLKVTLRLVVWDVDEETGSRSIRDIKEQDVYMGDMPLMTSNGTFIINGTERVIVSQMHRSPGVFFDHDKGKTHSSGKYLFAARVIPYRGSWLDFEFDAKDLVYVRIDRRRKLPATTLLYALEGKISEMLRAERAAEGRSVDPAELPGMTAEEILDFFYEKLTFNRDEKGWKVAFTADRLRGVKLVHDLIDARTGEIKLEAGTKVTARAARKLAEDGMTEMRVFTEELVGRYAAEDMINEDTGEIYAEAGDELTEAMLSEMEKAGFTELRVLHIDHVNVGPYIRNTLMVDKNTSREEALIDIYRVMRPGEPPTLETAEALFRGLFFDAERYDLSAVGRVKMNARLGFTMQEVPDTARVLRKDDILHILRVLVELKDGRGEIDDIDHLGNRRVRSVGELMENQYRVGLLRMERAIRERMSSVDIDTVMPHDLINAKPAAAAVREFFGSSQLSQFMDQTNPLSEITHKRRLSALGPGGLTRERAGFEVRDVHPTHYGRICPIETPEGPNIGLINSLATYARVNQYGFIEAPYRKVEDGQVTDEVVYMSAMEEGRYIVAQANRPADSRRPVRRRLGVLPQGRRLRDGGP